The following DNA comes from Burkholderia sp. HI2500.
GCGTTCGCCATCAGGTCCTTGAGCTTCGCGAGGTGATCCTGCACGTCCTTGTGCGCCTGGTTGACCTCGGCCAGTTCGAGCTCGACGTCGGATGGTTTGGTCACGAGCACGAGGTTGCGCGCGGCGATCGCGCGCCGGTCGACCGCGGTGCGGATTTGCGCGGAAACGGTCGCCCGCGCATTGATGCCGTTCATGTAGCGGGAAAATTCGGCGTTCGTATCGGATAGCGCCTTGAGTGCCATGCCCGACACGATCACGACGACCGCGGCGAGCAGGCCGAAGCCGCCAAGGAGTTTTGTTTTGATGCTCATTCTGGCGATTTTCACAGTGTGCCTCTGTGCGTGTGGTTGACGAATTGAATTTATTGTTCGACCAGATACGGGCTCGTGCCGGCATTAACGGGTATCCGGGATGATTCTTTACCCGTCGAAAACCCTGATATTAGTTTTTTTAGCGCTGGAATCGTTGCCAGACGGGCGCTCCTGATTTTGATCAATAATAAGCGGAGTGCCCGTAATTAAAAGGTTTATACGTGGAATTCGAAACCGGTTTTCATGGGTGAAACAAAAACACTTGTTTTGCTAATAATTGTCTGATGAATCTGTTTCGATTTATGGGTGAATATTGGAATTGGGTTTCGAATTAATTGGGGAGGGAACTGGTGCGCGTCGTCGGCGAATGCCGCGAAATTGGCGGTAATGGCGGATCAATGGAACTCGCGGCGCAGGGGGGCGCCGGAGAGAGGCCCGCGGCGGGCGCCGCGGACCATGAGAGGGTCAGAACGTGGTGCGCAACCCGGCCATCACGCTGCGGCCGCCTTGCGGCGCGAAGCCGCGCACGACCGAGGTCGAATAGCGGATCTCCTGGTTCGTCAGGTTGTCGCCGCGCAGGTACGCGAGCCAGTGCGTCGGGCCGACGCGGAACTTGTAAGTCAGCATCACGCCGAGCGACGTGTAGCCGTCCGTCGAAAAATCGTTGTCGGGCACGCGATGCTGCGACCACGCGTGCGTGACTTGCGCACGCGCGCCGAACGGGCCGTAGCCGTAGTCGGCCGCGAGCGTCGCGCGCAGCGGCGCGATGCGCGGCAGCGGCTGGCCCGTGTCGACGTTGCGCGCATGCGTGTAGTCGGCGGTCAGCTCCAGGTCGACAGTATGGCCGCGCCGCGAGAAGGCACGCCACTTGCCGTCGAGCTCGATGCCGTAGAACTCGGCGCGCACACCGCGATAGATCGCTTCGTTCAGCGCGCCGTCGGTGCCGGGCGCGACGGGCTCGTCGTCGCCGTTCACCACGCGGCCGGTGTTGTACTCGGTCAGGTAGTTCGAGAAGCGGTTGTAGAACACGCCGACGCTGCCACGGTTCGGCCCGCTCGCATAGCGCAGCGACAGGTCGGTCGACACGGCCTTTTCCTTCGACGCGTTCGGGTTGCCGATCAGGTACTGGCCGGTCGCGTCGTGCGGGCCGTTCGAATACAGTTCGTAGAAGGTCGGCGCGCGTTCGGTGTATGCGACGTTGGCCGCCACCGACCACACGGGTGTCAGCGAGAACAGGGCGCCGGCCGACAGGCTGCCCGCGTTGAATTCGCGCGGCTGCGCCCCCGCGAATTTCTCGACGCCGGCCGGATCGGGATCGACCTTCACGTGTTCGAAGCGGCCGCCGAGGCTCAGCTTCAGCGCCGGGACGACCTGCCATTCCTCGAGGCCGAACAGCGCGACGCTGTTGGTGCGCGTGGACGGCACGAGCAATTCGTCGCCGAGCGCGGAGAACGTGTTCTGGCCGAACTGCACGCCGATCGCGCCTTCGAACGGGCCGATCTTGCGATGCGTTGCCTCGATGCGCGCCTCGTAGCCGCGATTGCGGAAGGTGGTCGCGGTTTCGCCGTTGTTGACTTCCTTGTGACGGTAGTCGGTGTACGCGAAGTCGAATTTCAGCTTCGTGAACGGCCCGCTCAGGTTGCGCACCTCGGACGCGAGCGCGAGGCGCTCCTGGCGCATCCGCAGCCGCACGTCGCTTTCCGCGACGGAGCCGTAGTTCGATTCGTAGCCGCTGTAGGACAGGCCCGCGAAACCGTCCGCCCACGTGTACGACGCGCCCACCGCGCCGCCGTGCACGCGGCCGTCGCTGTTCGGTACGTTGCCGTACGGCTGCGGCGCGTCGGGGCCGTCGATCGCGCGTTGTGCGCTGCTGCGCGCGTAGCCGGGAATCCGCAGCTTGCTCGTCTCGCGGTCGAACGCATCGACGTGGAACGCGAAGCGGCCGTTGCCGCCTTCGACCTGCGCGGCGCCCGCGCGCACCGAGTTCGCGCCGCCGTAGCGCGCGTCGAGCGCGCCCGTCACGCCCTGGATCGCTTCGCGCGGAATCCGGTTGTCGATCGTGTTGACGACGCCGCCCACCGCATTGCCGCCGTACAGCAGCGCAGCCGGGCCGCGCACGATCTCGATGCGTTCGATCGACAGCGGGTCCTGCGGCACCGCGTGGTCGTACGACAGCGACGACGCGTCGTACGCCGCGACGCCGTTCTGCAGCAGCCGGATCCGGTCGCCATCCATCCCGCGGATGATCGGGCGGCCGACCATCGGCCCGTAGGTGGTGGTCGACACGCCGGGCAGCCCGTTCAGCGTTTCGCCGAGCGAATCGGCCTGGCGGCGCGTCAGCGCATCGCCGGATAGCTGGGCGGTCGGCGCGATCAGTTCGTTGTCGCCGAGCGGGTTCGCGGTCACGAAGATCGGGGCGAGCGTGGTGGTCGGCGGCGTGCCGGACCCGGCGGGCGGCTCGGTCTGCGCGTGCGCGACGGCGGCGAACAGCATCAGCGAAAGGGACGAGAGCGGGCGAAGCGGTAGACGAGGGAGGTCGCGCATGGTCGGTGAATCGGTTGGAATCGGATCGGATAACGAGCGATGCAGGTCACGGCTGGATACGATATATTGTTGCGTCAGCGACGCGCAGTGACCCGTTGGAACATGGCTCGGCGAGGCTCGGCCGCCCACAGTAGAACGGCGTCAGGCGGACGAGCACGCGAAATGATATGTTATATCATCTCAAAATCCAAGCCGGATGGCGGGATCCCGTCGGGTTTCTGTCGGACGGGGGAAATGGCGGCGGGAGCGGAAACCGTCTGCGCGGTGTGCGGAACGCTCGCCTGAACCGGAGGACGCGATGCGCATGCCGACGCGTTGCCGATTCGCCGGCCAGGTGCGTGTTGCCCGCGTCGGTGTCCATCGAAGCGGCCCGCCCGAAGCAGCCCTGCGCTGATCGATGCAGCGGGCGCGGACCGCCGCTCCTGAGTCGGGAGCCAGCGCGATTTCGCGTCGCGCGACGGTGCGACGCCTTGTAGCGGTGGCCATCGCCGTGCATTGCCCCGCGGGTTGATGCGTATCAACGTCGTTCGATTCCGAAACCGGATACTGGATCGCTCATTGACCAGGCAGGAGCGACCCATGACCCAAACCATGAAAGCGGCCGTCGTGCACGCATTCGGCGAACCGCTGCGCATCGAGGAAGTGCCCGTGCCGACGCCGGGGCCCGGCCAGATCCTCGTCAACATCAAGGCGTCGGGCGTGTGCCATACCGATCTGCACGCCGCAGATGGCGACTGGCCGGTCAAGCCGACGTTGCCGTTCATTCCGGGGCATGAAGGCGTGGGCATCGTCGCGGCGGTCGGTGCGGGCGTCACGCACGTGCGCGAGGGGGATCGCGTGGGCGTGCCGTGGCTCTACACGGCCTGCGGCCATTGCGAGTACTGCCACACGGGCTGGGAAACGCTGTGCCACGGCCAGCAGAACACCGGCTATTCGGTGAACGGCAGCTACGCGGAATACGTGCTGGCCGATCCCGACTACGTCGGCCATTTGCCCGCGCAGGTTACGTTCGACGAGATCGCGCCGATCCTGTGCGCGGGTGTCACCGTCTACAAGGGCATTCGCGTCACCGATACGCGCCCGGGCCAGTGGCTCGCGATCTCCGGCATCGGCGGCCTCGGGCACGTGGCCGTGCAGTATGCGCGTGCGATGGGCCTGCACGTCGCGGCCATCGACATATCACCCGACAAGCTCGCGCTGGCGCGGCAGCTTGGCGCGGAACTGACGATCGACGCGTCGACCGACGATCCGGCCAAGGTGATCCAGAAGGAGATCGGCGGTGCGCACGGCGTGCTCGTCACGGCCGTGTCGCGCAGCGCGTTCGCGCAGGCGCTCGGGATGGTGCGGCGCGGCGGCACGGTGGCGCTCAACGGCTTGCCGCCGGGCGATTTCCCGTTGCCGATCTTCTCGACCGTGCTGAACGGCATCACCGTGCGCGGGTCGATCGTCGGTACGCGGCGCGACCTGCAGGAATCGCTCGACTTCGCCGCCGATGGCCTGGTGCGCGCGCATATCCATCGCGACCGGCTCGGCAACATCAACGACGTGTTCGCGAAGCTGCGCGAAGGCAAGGTCGACGGGCGCATCGTGCTGACCGACATGCATTGATGCCGTGAACACGCCCACGCCGCCGCGCGACGCATCGCGTCGTGCGACGGCGTGGCGGTCATGCAGGTGTCATGGTGCGAAGAACACGTCGGTGCGGTTCGTCAGGTTGCCCGCGTTGGTCTGGACGAAGAACGGATGGAACGACGACGATGGAAGCACGTCGAGCCCCTGGTAGTCGCCGATGAAGAAACCTTCGGCATTGGGTGCGAGCTTCATGTCGAACGGGCCGCCGACACGCCGCTCGTCGGTGAACGTGGTGCCGCCGTCATGCGAGATCTTGCGCCAGAAGCCGGTCGGCAGCGTCGTGGTGTTGCCGGCCTGCAGGTCGCGGAAGTCGTAGTAGGTGACCATCACGGCCCCCGTGTTGTCGACGCGCACCGACGGATTGAACGCGGGGCGCCCGGTCGGCGTGTTCAACTGTTGTGGCGCGCTCCAGGTCGCGCCGCCGTCCTTCGACGTCGATACCGCAATCTCGTCGTACGTGCCGCCGTTGAAGCGGCTGTCCTGCCACACGACGTACAGCTGCCCCGACGCGGGATCGATCGCGGGTTCCGGAATGATGTCGCCGGTGCGCACCGGTTCGCCGGTGACCGGATCCGTGACGCCGACCGTCTGCAGGCCGGCGATCACCTGCGGTTTCGTCCACGTTGCGCCGTCGTCGGTCGACTTGATGAACGCGACCTTGCCGGCCGCCTTGCTGAACGGTGGCTGGATCAGGTCGAAGAAATCGTAGAGCGTGCCGTTCCTCGGATCGACCACGATCTGGTTGCCGATCGTCTGCTGGCGTGAAGGCACGTTGACGATCACTTTCGGGGCGCTCCACGTCTTGCCGCCGTCGGTCGTCTTCGAGAACAGCGTCGGGCCGCGGAATGCCTTCGTGTGCAGGTTCGCGTACGGGTTGCCGTTCGGCAGCTCGAGGCGGTCCCATACCGCATACGCCGTGCCGGCCTTCACCGGGTTCGCGGTGACCGATTCCTTGTCGTTGAAGAACTGCGTCGTCGGCTCGTCGTTCGCGATCAGCACGGCCGGGCTGCTCCAGGTC
Coding sequences within:
- a CDS encoding TonB-dependent receptor, yielding MRDLPRLPLRPLSSLSLMLFAAVAHAQTEPPAGSGTPPTTTLAPIFVTANPLGDNELIAPTAQLSGDALTRRQADSLGETLNGLPGVSTTTYGPMVGRPIIRGMDGDRIRLLQNGVAAYDASSLSYDHAVPQDPLSIERIEIVRGPAALLYGGNAVGGVVNTIDNRIPREAIQGVTGALDARYGGANSVRAGAAQVEGGNGRFAFHVDAFDRETSKLRIPGYARSSAQRAIDGPDAPQPYGNVPNSDGRVHGGAVGASYTWADGFAGLSYSGYESNYGSVAESDVRLRMRQERLALASEVRNLSGPFTKLKFDFAYTDYRHKEVNNGETATTFRNRGYEARIEATHRKIGPFEGAIGVQFGQNTFSALGDELLVPSTRTNSVALFGLEEWQVVPALKLSLGGRFEHVKVDPDPAGVEKFAGAQPREFNAGSLSAGALFSLTPVWSVAANVAYTERAPTFYELYSNGPHDATGQYLIGNPNASKEKAVSTDLSLRYASGPNRGSVGVFYNRFSNYLTEYNTGRVVNGDDEPVAPGTDGALNEAIYRGVRAEFYGIELDGKWRAFSRRGHTVDLELTADYTHARNVDTGQPLPRIAPLRATLAADYGYGPFGARAQVTHAWSQHRVPDNDFSTDGYTSLGVMLTYKFRVGPTHWLAYLRGDNLTNQEIRYSTSVVRGFAPQGGRSVMAGLRTTF
- the adhP gene encoding alcohol dehydrogenase AdhP — protein: MTQTMKAAVVHAFGEPLRIEEVPVPTPGPGQILVNIKASGVCHTDLHAADGDWPVKPTLPFIPGHEGVGIVAAVGAGVTHVREGDRVGVPWLYTACGHCEYCHTGWETLCHGQQNTGYSVNGSYAEYVLADPDYVGHLPAQVTFDEIAPILCAGVTVYKGIRVTDTRPGQWLAISGIGGLGHVAVQYARAMGLHVAAIDISPDKLALARQLGAELTIDASTDDPAKVIQKEIGGAHGVLVTAVSRSAFAQALGMVRRGGTVALNGLPPGDFPLPIFSTVLNGITVRGSIVGTRRDLQESLDFAADGLVRAHIHRDRLGNINDVFAKLREGKVDGRIVLTDMH
- a CDS encoding sialidase family protein; the protein is MRRMIVSHSLVTRLSAAMAMAAAAAAHADPVVVSGPSPFAACTIGGPGTNYVNAEVEPWLSVNPANPMNMIGVWQQDRWSNGGAHGLVAGYTFDGGATWARTPQPFSACAPGGLKYERASDPWVSFGPDGTAYSVSISFNQSNNSNAVAASVSSDGGQTWSSPAVLIANDEPTTQFFNDKESVTANPVKAGTAYAVWDRLELPNGNPYANLHTKAFRGPTLFSKTTDGGKTWSAPKVIVNVPSRQQTIGNQIVVDPRNGTLYDFFDLIQPPFSKAAGKVAFIKSTDDGATWTKPQVIAGLQTVGVTDPVTGEPVRTGDIIPEPAIDPASGQLYVVWQDSRFNGGTYDEIAVSTSKDGGATWSAPQQLNTPTGRPAFNPSVRVDNTGAVMVTYYDFRDLQAGNTTTLPTGFWRKISHDGGTTFTDERRVGGPFDMKLAPNAEGFFIGDYQGLDVLPSSSFHPFFVQTNAGNLTNRTDVFFAP